DNA sequence from the Hyalangium ruber genome:
CGCCCCACACGGCCACCGCCGCATGGACCTGGGTCGCCGCCGGCCACCCCAGGCCGCTGAAGCCGTTCAGCTCCCGGTCAAGAATGACCCCACCCTCCACCGAATGACCGGGGCGAGGGAGCTGGCTGGCAGGCGCCGTGCCGCTGGCCTCAGTGGGGGGGAAGCCGGCCTGGGTGAGCTCGACCTGGTATTCGCTCGCGCCCAGACGGAAGCGGGCATCCAGGCGGGCCTTGTCTCCGTAGGTTGCCCCAGGCGCGACCAGCCGGTCCTCGGCGGTCAATGTCGCCGAGCCCACACCGCGCTCGTACTGGTTGGGGTACGGCACCGTCCCCTGGGCGAAGAAGCCCACCGAGGAACGCGTCCGGGCGCTGGCCTCGCGCCCTTCAAATGCAAAGTCTCCCGCCGCCGGAGCAGCCAGGAGACCCGCCACTACTACGCTCACCAGAGAACCCGCCATCGCTGCCTCCCTTCCACACAAGGTAGGCAGCGGGCTGACGGATGGCAGGCCCCGTTAGATCAGGCCCCGCGCGCGGCGAATCTGCTCGACCGTCTTGTTGTACTCGATGTCGAAGGCGCTGGTGCCCTCTTGCAGGTGCTTCAGGCGGGAGCGGGCCTCCTTGTCGATCTCGTCGTCCACATCGAGGTGCTTCTTCATCACCGTGTGGATCTTCGAGCGCAGGACGTTGTCCGGGGCGAAGACCTCTTCGACGTTCCGGCTGATCAGCAGGAACTCGATCATCTGGTTGATGACGTACTCGATGCCCTCGTCCCCCATCTTGAAGCCGCGAACGTCCGCCATCTCGCGCTTCACCTGGTTGAACTTGGAGTAGTCGTACCCGCGACGCTCCAGCGCCTCGCGCGTCGCCTGGTTCACACGCTCCTCATTCGCCAGGTACTCGCGCATGATCGCCGACAGGTCCATCTCGGCATCCGCCACCCGCATCGGCTCCACCTCGATATCCCCGTCCTGCATCAACATCTGGATGCACTCGCGCGAGATGATCGGGATCACCTTCGGATAGAGCCTCATGTGTCGCTCCCTCACCCTCTTTTGCGTGCCGTCGAACGCGATCGCTATAAAACAGCGTCGCGCCACGCCGCAATGAAAAACCCCTGGAACCTCATGGCTCCGGCGCACTTTTCGCACTGAATTTCCGAGCGAAAAATTAATCATGCCGAGCCGGCTGGCGACCCTCCTTCGGTGGATTTTTCATCGGAATCGGCGTCCGCGTCAGCCAACGACGCCTCGCGCACGGGGTCTGCTTCCTCCTCCTCGGGATGTCCATGGAGGGCGGCATGGACCCGCTCGGCCACCGAGGGACCGACCACTTCGGCCAGCTCCTCGATCGTCGCATCCTGCACACGTTTGAGTGATCCGAAGTGACGCAGCAACAGCCTGCGACGCGTCTGGCCAACACCCGGGATGTCCTCCAGGGCGGAACGGATCCGGCTCTTGCGCAGGTCCTTCGCCTGGTAGGTGATGGCGAAGCGGTGCGCCTCGTCCCGCATGCGGGTGAGCATGAAGATCTCCGCGGAGTTCTGCGGCAGGACGATGGGGTCCTTCCGACCCAGGACGAAAAGGCGTTCAGGGCTGCGGGCGCTCTCTTCGTCCCGGTCGAACACTTCCTGATCGCGGCTCTTGGCCAGGCCGACGACGTCCACCCCCTCCACGCCCAGGTCCTTCATGGCCGCGTGGGCGCTGGCGAGCTGGCCCTTGCCACCGTCGATGACCAACAGATCGGGCAGGTCCTTCTCCTCCAGGCCTCGTTTGAGCCGGCGGCTGAGCACCTCGTACATGCTGGCGAAGTCGTCCTGCTTCTCCAGGGTCTTGATCTTGTAGCGGCGGTAGCGCGACTTGTCCGTCTCACCGTCGGTGACGGCCACCTGTGAGGCGACGATGCTCGAGCCCTGGAAGTGCGAGATGTCGTAGCACTCCATGCGGCGCGGGAAGTTGCGCAGGTTGAGCTTCTGCTGGAGCCGGGAGAGCACCTGGTCCGTCTCGTCCTTGGTGCGCTTGCGCTCGATGAAGGCCTGCTCGGCGTTCTTGGCGGCCATGAGCACCAGCTCGTGCTTCTCGCCGCGCTTGGGCACCAGCACGCGCACCTTCTGGCCCTTGCGCTCGGACAGGAGCGACTCCAGGGCCTCGAGGCTCTCGGGCTCCAGCGGCAGCAGCACCTCCTCGGGCACGAAGCTGCCCTGGTCGTAATAGAGGTTCACGAAGGAGGGCAGCAGCTCCTCGTCGGGGAACTCCTGGCTGCCGAAGGGGAAGGCCTGTCCGCCGTTGAGCCGGCCCTGCCGCACCCAGAGGACGTAGAAGAGGATCCGGTCGCCCTCGCGGTGGAAGGCGAACACGTCCTGATCCTTGAAGTCGGTGGTGGCCACCTTCTGGCGCTCCAGGCTGCGCTCGATGGCCAGGAGCTGGTCGCGCAGGCGCGCGGCCTCCTCGAACTTCAGCTCGCCCGCCGCCCGCTTCATGCGGCCCTTGATGCCGTCCACCAGCTCGCCTGCCTTGCCCTCCAGGAACATCACCACCTCGTCCACGCTGCGGCGGTACTCCTCGGGAGCCACCGGGTAGACACAGGGCGCGGGGCAACGGCCGATCTGGTACAGCAGACAGGGCCGCTTGCGGTTGGCCAGCACGTGGTCCGTGCAGGTGCGCAGGTGGAAGTAGCGGTTGATCAACCGCAGCGTCTCGCGGATGGCGCCCGCGCTCGAGTACGGGCCGAAGTAGCGCGCTCCGTCCCGGTCGTACTTCCGCACCACCTCCAGCCGAGGGTACGGGTGGGTCTTGTCGAGCCTCAAGGAGATGAACTGCTTGTCGTCCTTGAGCAACACGTTGAAGCGCGGCTTGTGCTTCTTGATGAGCTCGTTCTCGAGGAGCAGCGCCTCCTTCTCGTTGTGGACGAGCACCGTCTCGATGTCGCCCAACATCGTGTCGAGCAGGGGGATGAAGAAGCGCGTGTCCCCGGTGCGATTGAAGTACGAGCGCACCCGGCTGCGCAGGTTCACGGCCTTGCCCACGTAGATGATCTGCCCCCGGCGGTCCTTCATCAGGTACACGCCGGGCTCGGTGGGCAGTGCGTCGAGCTTCTCTTGAAGCTTGGCGTCCATGGATGTGCCTAGCGCTTCCTGCGTCCCTTGGCCGGGTGGCCTCGCCGTCCCTTCATCGACTCGTCCTTGGCCTCGGCGGGCTTGATGGGAGCGGCCAGGAGCGTACGGCTGGGCGGCTTGAGACCCAGGTCCATGTCCTTGAGCAGGAGGATCCGGTCACGGAAGCTGGCGGCCTTCTCGAACTCCATCTCGTCGGCGGCCCGCTGCATGTCCTTGGTGAACTCCTCGATGAGGCGCTTGATCTCCTTGGGCTCGAGCAGATCGTTGGCGGCGTCGGCCGCCATGGGCAGGGCCGAGGGGTCGGCGTCGTAGAACTGCGCGGACAAGTCCAGGATCGCGCTCTTGACCGAGCGCGGAGTGATTCCGTGCTTCTGGTTGTAGCTGCGCTGGATCTCCCGGCGGCGGTTGGTCTCCTCGATGGCCAGCTTCATCGAGTCCGTCATCTGATCCGAATACATGATGACGTGGCCGTGGAGGTTTCGCGCCGCGCGTCCGATGGTCTGGATGAGCGACACGTGGCTGCGCAGGAAGCCCTCCTTGTCCGCGTCGAGGATGCCCACCAGCGACACCTCGGGGATGTCGAGGCCCTCGCGCAGCAGGTTGATGCCCACCAGCACGTCGAACACGCCCTTGCGCAGGTCCCGGATGATGGCCGTGCGCTCAATGGCGCCGATGTCCGAGTGCAGGTAACGCACCTTGACGCCCACGTCGGTGAAGTACTCGGTGAGGTCCTCCGCCATGCGCTTGGTGAGCGTCGTCACCAGCACGCGCTCCTTGCGCGAGATGCGGACACGGACCTCCTCCAGCAGGTCGTCCACCTGGTTGGCCGCGGGGCGCACCTCCACCTCCGGGTCCGTCAGGCCCGTGGGGCGGATGATCTGCTCCACCACCACGCCCCGGCTCTTCTGCAGCTCGTACTCGGCTGGGGTGGCGGAGACGAAGACGGACTGCTGCACCATCTCCTCGAACTCGTTGAACTTCAGCGGCCGGTTGTCCAGGGCGCTGGGCAGGCGGAAGCCGTACCCCACCAGCGTCTCCTTGCGCGAGCGGTCGCCGCGGTACATGGCGCCGATCTGGGGGATCGTCTGGTGGCTCTCATCGATGAGGATGAGCATGTTGCGCGGGAAATAGTCGATGAGGCACGGCGGCGGTTCGCCGGGCGCGCGACCCGAGAAGTGGCGCGAGTAGTTCTCGATGCCGTTGCAGAAGCCCACCTGCTCGATCATCTCGAGATCGAACATCGTGCGCTGCTCCAGCCGCTGAGCCTCCAACAGCTTGCCCTCGCTCCGGAAGAGCTGGAGCCGCTCGGACAGCTCGTCGCGGATGGTCTGCAGGGCCCGCTTCCGGGTGTCCACCTCGGTCACGTAGTGGCTGGCGGGGAAGACGACGATCTTCTCCAGCGACCCCAGGGTGACACCTCGCAGCGGGTCGAACTCGGTGATCTTCTCCACCTCGTCGCCGAAGAAGCTGACGCGTACGGCGCGCTCCTCCTCGTAGGCGGGGAAGATCTCCACCGTGTCGCCACGTGCGCGGAAGGTGCCGCGGTGGAAGTCGAAGTCGTTGCGCTCATACTGGGCCTCCACCAGCCGGCGCATCAGCGCATCGCGGCCCAAGTCCTCGCCCATGGCCACCTTGATGGCCATATCC
Encoded proteins:
- the uvrC gene encoding excinuclease ABC subunit UvrC, which gives rise to MDAKLQEKLDALPTEPGVYLMKDRRGQIIYVGKAVNLRSRVRSYFNRTGDTRFFIPLLDTMLGDIETVLVHNEKEALLLENELIKKHKPRFNVLLKDDKQFISLRLDKTHPYPRLEVVRKYDRDGARYFGPYSSAGAIRETLRLINRYFHLRTCTDHVLANRKRPCLLYQIGRCPAPCVYPVAPEEYRRSVDEVVMFLEGKAGELVDGIKGRMKRAAGELKFEEAARLRDQLLAIERSLERQKVATTDFKDQDVFAFHREGDRILFYVLWVRQGRLNGGQAFPFGSQEFPDEELLPSFVNLYYDQGSFVPEEVLLPLEPESLEALESLLSERKGQKVRVLVPKRGEKHELVLMAAKNAEQAFIERKRTKDETDQVLSRLQQKLNLRNFPRRMECYDISHFQGSSIVASQVAVTDGETDKSRYRRYKIKTLEKQDDFASMYEVLSRRLKRGLEEKDLPDLLVIDGGKGQLASAHAAMKDLGVEGVDVVGLAKSRDQEVFDRDEESARSPERLFVLGRKDPIVLPQNSAEIFMLTRMRDEAHRFAITYQAKDLRKSRIRSALEDIPGVGQTRRRLLLRHFGSLKRVQDATIEELAEVVGPSVAERVHAALHGHPEEEEADPVREASLADADADSDEKSTEGGSPAGSA
- the uvrB gene encoding excinuclease ABC subunit UvrB — translated: MPDFQIVSDHKPEGDQPRAIAELTEGLLRGDRYQTLLGVTGSGKTFTMANVIANVQRPTLIIAHNKTLAAQLYGEFKEVFPNNAVEYFVSYYDYYQPEAYVPSSDTFIEKDSSINDEIERMRHSATHSLRTRDDVIIVASVSCIYGLGAARSYVDMAIKVAMGEDLGRDALMRRLVEAQYERNDFDFHRGTFRARGDTVEIFPAYEEERAVRVSFFGDEVEKITEFDPLRGVTLGSLEKIVVFPASHYVTEVDTRKRALQTIRDELSERLQLFRSEGKLLEAQRLEQRTMFDLEMIEQVGFCNGIENYSRHFSGRAPGEPPPCLIDYFPRNMLILIDESHQTIPQIGAMYRGDRSRKETLVGYGFRLPSALDNRPLKFNEFEEMVQQSVFVSATPAEYELQKSRGVVVEQIIRPTGLTDPEVEVRPAANQVDDLLEEVRVRISRKERVLVTTLTKRMAEDLTEYFTDVGVKVRYLHSDIGAIERTAIIRDLRKGVFDVLVGINLLREGLDIPEVSLVGILDADKEGFLRSHVSLIQTIGRAARNLHGHVIMYSDQMTDSMKLAIEETNRRREIQRSYNQKHGITPRSVKSAILDLSAQFYDADPSALPMAADAANDLLEPKEIKRLIEEFTKDMQRAADEMEFEKAASFRDRILLLKDMDLGLKPPSRTLLAAPIKPAEAKDESMKGRRGHPAKGRRKR
- a CDS encoding DUF507 family protein; this encodes MRLYPKVIPIISRECIQMLMQDGDIEVEPMRVADAEMDLSAIMREYLANEERVNQATREALERRGYDYSKFNQVKREMADVRGFKMGDEGIEYVINQMIEFLLISRNVEEVFAPDNVLRSKIHTVMKKHLDVDDEIDKEARSRLKHLQEGTSAFDIEYNKTVEQIRRARGLI